One Jeotgalibaca porci genomic region harbors:
- the tcpF gene encoding conjugal transfer ATPase TcpF — MAHPIKYIEDNLVFNHDGEVFAYYELIPYNYSFLSSDEKVQVHDNFRQLIAQNRDGKIHALQLATESSIRATQEQSKKEITGRLKEIAYEKIDEQTEALVSMIGDNQVDYRFFIGFKLLLNEQEVSVKNIGKDIQKAFAEFFHGVNHKLMGDFVSMPMSEIERFSKMEQLLESKLSRRFHIRPLGKDDFGYIIAHLYGQTGIPFDDYDYHLPKRYEDKKVLVKKYDIIKPTRCLIEEKQRYLRMEQEDTTTYVAYFTINSIVGELDFPNSEIFYYQQQQFTFPIDTSMNVEIVANKKALSTVRNKKKELKDLDSHAWESDNETSTNVVDALESVDELETNLDQTKESMYKLSYVVRVSAKNLDELKQRCDEVKDFYDDLSIKLVRPFGDMLGLHNEFIPSSKRYINDYIQYVTSDFLAGLGFGATQMLGENSGIYVGYNLDTGRNIYLQPSLASQGIKGSVTNALASAFIGSLGGGKSFSNNMLVYYSVLFGGQAIIVDPKAERGKWKETLPDIAHEINIVNLTSENDNKGLLDPYVILKLPKDSESLAIDILTFLTGISSRDSEKFPVLRKAIRSVTQSEQRGLLLVIDELRKEDTPISNSIADHIESFVDYDFAHLLFSDGNVTQSISLEKQLNIIQVADLVLPDSNSSFEEYTTMELLSVAMLIVISTFALDFIHSDRSIFKIVDLDEAWSFLQVAQGKALSMRLVRAGRAMNAGVYFVTQNADDLLDEKMKNNIGLKFAFRSTDLVEIKKTLEFFGVDKEDENNQKRLRELENGQCLVSDIYGRVGVMQFHPIFEELLHAFDTRPPVRNEGEK; from the coding sequence ATGGCACACCCCATTAAATATATCGAAGATAATCTCGTATTTAATCATGATGGCGAAGTATTTGCTTATTATGAATTAATTCCCTATAATTACAGTTTTTTAAGTTCCGATGAAAAAGTTCAAGTTCATGATAATTTCCGTCAATTGATTGCCCAAAATCGTGATGGTAAGATTCATGCCCTGCAACTAGCAACCGAATCAAGTATTCGAGCGACACAGGAACAATCGAAAAAAGAAATCACTGGACGATTAAAAGAGATAGCTTACGAAAAAATAGATGAACAGACCGAAGCGTTAGTTTCTATGATTGGTGACAATCAAGTGGACTATCGCTTTTTTATTGGTTTTAAACTCTTGCTGAATGAACAGGAAGTATCGGTCAAAAATATTGGCAAAGACATTCAAAAAGCATTTGCGGAATTCTTTCATGGCGTGAATCACAAGTTGATGGGCGATTTTGTTTCTATGCCTATGTCAGAAATCGAACGCTTTTCTAAAATGGAACAGTTATTAGAAAGTAAATTATCCAGACGCTTTCACATTCGCCCATTGGGGAAAGATGATTTTGGGTATATCATTGCCCACCTTTACGGTCAAACAGGGATTCCTTTTGATGACTACGACTACCATTTACCCAAACGATATGAAGATAAAAAAGTGTTGGTAAAGAAATACGATATTATTAAACCCACTCGCTGTTTAATCGAAGAAAAGCAACGCTACTTACGGATGGAACAGGAAGATACTACCACTTATGTGGCGTATTTTACGATTAACAGTATCGTCGGCGAATTGGATTTCCCCAATAGTGAGATTTTTTATTACCAGCAACAACAGTTCACTTTCCCGATTGATACCAGCATGAATGTTGAAATTGTTGCTAATAAAAAAGCTCTGTCTACCGTTCGCAACAAAAAGAAAGAATTGAAAGACTTGGATAGTCACGCATGGGAAAGCGACAATGAAACCAGTACCAATGTGGTGGACGCTTTAGAATCTGTCGACGAATTAGAAACCAACCTAGACCAAACCAAAGAATCCATGTACAAACTAAGCTATGTGGTACGGGTATCGGCAAAAAATCTGGACGAGTTGAAACAACGTTGTGATGAAGTAAAAGATTTTTATGATGATTTGTCTATCAAATTAGTACGACCTTTTGGCGATATGCTAGGCTTGCATAATGAATTTATTCCCTCAAGCAAGCGATATATCAATGACTATATTCAATATGTCACGTCGGATTTTTTGGCTGGTCTTGGTTTCGGAGCTACACAAATGCTTGGTGAAAATTCTGGTATTTACGTCGGTTACAATCTCGATACAGGCAGAAATATTTATCTCCAACCCAGCCTTGCAAGTCAAGGAATTAAAGGCTCTGTGACGAATGCGTTAGCGTCTGCTTTTATTGGTTCATTAGGTGGCGGAAAATCATTCTCTAACAATATGCTGGTCTATTATTCGGTACTCTTTGGCGGACAGGCAATCATTGTAGACCCAAAAGCTGAACGTGGCAAATGGAAAGAAACCTTACCTGATATTGCCCATGAAATCAATATCGTTAATCTCACGAGTGAGAACGACAATAAAGGGTTACTTGACCCTTATGTGATCTTAAAACTCCCGAAAGATTCAGAAAGCCTAGCCATTGATATTCTCACGTTCTTAACAGGCATTTCCAGCCGAGATAGCGAGAAGTTTCCTGTCCTGCGTAAAGCGATTCGGAGTGTCACTCAAAGCGAACAACGAGGGTTGTTATTGGTGATTGATGAATTGCGAAAAGAAGATACACCCATCAGCAATAGTATTGCTGACCATATCGAAAGCTTTGTCGATTATGATTTTGCCCATCTGTTATTCAGTGATGGCAATGTCACCCAATCCATTAGCTTGGAAAAACAACTCAATATTATTCAAGTGGCAGATTTGGTCTTACCCGATTCCAATAGCTCTTTTGAAGAATACACCACCATGGAATTATTAAGTGTGGCAATGCTGATTGTCATTAGTACCTTTGCTTTAGACTTTATCCACTCTGACCGTTCCATTTTTAAAATTGTTGACCTTGATGAAGCTTGGAGTTTTTTACAAGTGGCACAAGGAAAAGCTCTATCTATGCGTTTAGTTCGGGCAGGGCGTGCCATGAATGCAGGGGTCTATTTCGTTACTCAAAACGCCGACGATTTACTAGATGAAAAGATGAAGAATAATATTGGCTTGAAATTCGCCTTTCGTTCCACTGACCTAGTGGAAATCAAAAAGACCTTAGAATTTTTTGGCGTGGACAAGGAAGATGAAAACAATCAGAAACGCTTACGTGAATTAGAAAATGGACAATGTTTAGTTTCAGACATCTATGGTCGTGTAGGGGTTATGCAGTTTCACCCGATTTTTGAAGAGTTGCTTCATGCCTTTGATACCAGACCGCCTGTGCGAAATGAGGGGGAAAAATGA
- a CDS encoding antirestriction protein ArdA produces the protein MELKVYVANLGRYNEGELVGSWFTPPIDEEEMAERIGLNENYEEYAIHDFELPFDVDEYTPISEINRLCEAIQEIEGTPIYNELKEIQGMWFSSLEELLENKENIHCYSECDSMEDVARYYVEETGQLGEVPSNLQNYIDYQALGRDMEIEGNYLITSHGVFEYSN, from the coding sequence TTGGAATTGAAAGTCTATGTGGCAAATTTGGGACGGTATAATGAAGGTGAATTAGTTGGATCATGGTTTACTCCACCAATTGATGAGGAAGAAATGGCAGAAAGAATCGGTTTAAATGAGAACTACGAAGAATACGCCATACATGATTTTGAGCTTCCTTTTGATGTGGACGAATACACGCCAATTAGTGAAATCAACCGTCTATGTGAAGCCATTCAAGAAATCGAAGGTACACCTATTTATAATGAACTCAAAGAAATTCAAGGCATGTGGTTTAGTAGCTTGGAAGAATTACTGGAAAACAAAGAGAATATTCATTGTTATAGTGAATGTGATTCTATGGAAGATGTCGCCCGTTATTATGTGGAAGAAACAGGACAACTTGGTGAAGTACCTTCTAATTTACAAAATTATATTGATTATCAAGCTTTGGGACGTGATATGGAAATAGAGGGAAATTATCTTATCACCTCTCATGGAGTATTTGAGTATTCTAATTAA
- the mobT gene encoding MobT family relaxase, whose translation MENEKIWIKELKEKRLAYGVSQNKLALASHITRPYLSDIETGKAVPTQQVKEDLLNALERFNPDNPLEMLFDYVRIRFPTNDVSQIIGEVLRLNMDYMLHEDFGYYSYPEHYRFGDIVVLVSHDVSKGVLLELKGKGCRQFENFLLAQHRSWYGFFQDCMEHKGIFKRLDLAINDKTGILNIPELAKKCKQEECISVFRSFKNYRSGELVHRDEKPDMGNTLYIGSLKSEVYFCIYEKDYEQYVKNDIALEDAEIKNRFEIRLKNDRATQAMKDLLEHQNAEKTAFEIINRYIRFADKDETKRRSDWQTNERWEWFIGKNRGALRLTIQPEPYSFERTLNWLHHQVAPTLKVASILDILNGTTIISTMIHEAKLTEKHEKLIEQQHLGMEDLIT comes from the coding sequence ATGGAAAACGAAAAAATTTGGATTAAGGAATTGAAAGAAAAGCGACTGGCTTATGGCGTTTCTCAAAATAAACTGGCGCTTGCTTCTCATATTACCAGACCTTACCTATCGGATATTGAAACAGGCAAGGCAGTCCCTACTCAACAGGTGAAAGAAGATTTACTGAACGCTTTGGAACGCTTCAATCCCGATAACCCATTGGAGATGTTATTCGACTATGTACGGATTCGATTCCCTACCAATGATGTGTCTCAAATTATCGGTGAGGTTTTACGCTTGAATATGGATTATATGCTACACGAAGACTTTGGCTATTATTCTTATCCCGAACACTATCGTTTCGGTGATATTGTTGTCCTAGTCTCTCATGATGTAAGTAAAGGGGTTTTATTAGAACTGAAAGGAAAAGGCTGTCGGCAATTTGAAAACTTTCTATTGGCTCAACATCGGAGCTGGTATGGTTTCTTTCAAGATTGCATGGAACATAAAGGTATTTTCAAACGCTTGGATTTAGCCATCAACGATAAAACAGGGATTTTGAATATTCCAGAATTGGCAAAGAAATGTAAACAGGAAGAATGTATTTCCGTCTTTCGGAGCTTTAAAAATTATCGCAGTGGTGAATTGGTTCACCGTGATGAAAAACCAGACATGGGAAACACCCTTTATATTGGCTCATTAAAAAGCGAAGTCTATTTCTGTATATATGAGAAAGATTATGAGCAATACGTGAAAAATGATATTGCCTTAGAAGACGCAGAAATAAAGAATCGCTTTGAAATTCGTTTGAAAAACGACAGAGCCACTCAAGCCATGAAAGATTTGTTGGAACATCAAAATGCAGAAAAAACAGCGTTTGAGATTATCAATCGTTATATTCGCTTTGCCGATAAGGACGAAACCAAGCGACGGAGTGATTGGCAAACCAATGAACGCTGGGAATGGTTTATCGGCAAAAATCGTGGAGCATTACGCCTAACCATACAGCCAGAACCTTATTCTTTTGAACGAACATTGAACTGGTTACATCATCAAGTCGCCCCTACATTAAAAGTCGCAAGCATTTTAGATATTCTCAACGGTACAACCATTATTTCCACCATGATTCATGAAGCCAAACTGACAGAAAAACATGAGAAATTAATTGAACAACAACATCTAGGCATGGAGGATTTGATTACATGA
- a CDS encoding bifunctional lytic transglycosylase/C40 family peptidase, with translation MKLKITVICSVVFSLFFFLLLFLVIFFADDTDSGENNKDSSISQGGVTVSPEVLAHRPLIEKYGKEYGIEDYVSYILAIMQVESGGTAEDVMQSSESLGLPPNSLSTEESIKQGVKYFSELLTSAEQQGVDIDSVIQSYNYGGGFLNYVRSHGKKYTYELAEQFSKEKSGGQKADYPNPIAIPVNGGWRYNYGNQFYVQLVSQYLTDTSPTEFDDETVQVIMDEALKYEGFPYVFGGASPTTSFDCSGLIQWVYDKAGISLPRVAQDQYDATQEISMEEAQAGDLIFFHSTYNAGTYVTHVAIYLEGNRFYHAGDPIGYGDLSSRYWQDHLIGARRVIHN, from the coding sequence ATGAAGCTAAAAATAACAGTGATTTGTAGTGTGGTCTTCTCTCTCTTCTTTTTTCTCTTATTATTCCTAGTCATTTTCTTTGCAGATGATACGGACAGTGGCGAAAACAACAAGGATTCTTCTATTTCACAAGGCGGTGTGACCGTTTCACCAGAAGTGTTGGCACACCGTCCGTTGATTGAAAAATATGGTAAGGAATATGGGATTGAAGACTATGTTTCTTATATCTTAGCCATTATGCAAGTGGAATCGGGCGGTACAGCAGAAGATGTTATGCAAAGTTCCGAATCTTTGGGTTTACCGCCCAACAGTTTGAGTACCGAAGAGTCCATCAAACAAGGGGTTAAATATTTCAGTGAATTATTAACCAGTGCAGAACAACAAGGAGTGGATATAGATTCTGTTATCCAATCTTATAATTATGGCGGTGGCTTTTTAAATTATGTGAGGAGTCATGGGAAAAAATATACCTATGAATTAGCCGAACAGTTTTCTAAAGAGAAGTCGGGTGGTCAAAAAGCAGACTATCCCAATCCCATAGCCATACCTGTGAATGGTGGTTGGCGATATAACTATGGAAATCAGTTTTATGTTCAGTTGGTTTCACAATACCTAACCGACACTTCCCCAACAGAATTTGATGATGAAACCGTGCAAGTCATTATGGACGAAGCCTTGAAATACGAAGGGTTTCCCTATGTCTTTGGAGGGGCGTCGCCTACCACCTCTTTTGATTGTAGTGGCTTAATACAATGGGTGTATGACAAAGCTGGCATTTCTCTCCCTCGTGTCGCCCAAGATCAGTATGACGCTACGCAAGAAATCTCTATGGAAGAAGCCCAAGCAGGCGACCTTATCTTCTTTCATTCAACCTATAATGCAGGCACATATGTGACTCATGTGGCGATATATTTAGAGGGAAATCGCTTTTATCATGCAGGCGACCCAATCGGTTATGGCGACTTAAGCAGTCGTTATTGGCAAGACCATCTGATTGGGGCTAGACGTGTTATTCATAACTAA
- a CDS encoding CD3337/EF1877 family mobilome membrane protein: MTQKQKKFLHYSWITLLCVGVILLLLGTLGNAVQATGLVDETIDTSNEYSKYGLNHYQLDYYVDNSWGWLPWNWSDGIGQSVMYGLYAITNFIWTISLYLSNATGYLVKEAYALDFISQTSQAIGENMQTIAGITPNGFSSSGFYVGFLLLFILIVGIYVAYTGLVKRETTKAIRAVLNFVVVFILSASFIAYAPDYIAKINDFSKDVSTASLDIGTKIVLPDTDSQGKDSVDMIRDSLFSVQVKQPWLLLQYGSTDIETLGEDRVEKLLATSPDTNNGEDRENVVIEEIEDHDNTYLTLPKTISRLGTVFFLFVFNIGISIFVFLLTGIMIFSQVLFIIFAMFLPISFLLSMLPSFDGMGRHAITKLFNVIMTRAGITLIITVAFSISTMLYSLSASSPFFMIMFLQIVTFAGIYFKLGDLMSLFSLQSNDSQNMGRQVFRRPRQMMNRQTRRFQRSMSKIFRGKAGSTKQKTMTTKQNQTNKANHTRQNERTTPKKETALSNVKKQQGGIGQRLGEKTAHVLDTKNRLVNKRKQAKQQIQATPTHVKYALHQGKENVTHNVTDFKQSMADTKAQRKQQRMNQQEQKRKNIAQKRLELDKAKEKRRKENPSSPVQNNQQHVRKRQQTVTPVLSQNTKRENHQRPLKKEQKQKTPPKQFNQRKLNKRTDKRGQQT; encoded by the coding sequence ATGACACAAAAACAAAAGAAATTTCTTCACTATAGTTGGATAACGCTCCTTTGTGTGGGCGTTATTTTACTTTTATTAGGCACGCTGGGCAATGCAGTACAAGCAACAGGCTTAGTTGATGAAACCATTGATACAAGCAACGAGTATTCCAAGTATGGTTTAAATCATTATCAGCTTGATTATTATGTGGACAATAGCTGGGGCTGGCTGCCGTGGAATTGGAGTGACGGCATAGGGCAATCAGTGATGTATGGACTGTATGCCATTACCAATTTCATTTGGACGATTTCTCTTTATCTTTCCAACGCCACAGGCTATTTGGTCAAAGAAGCCTACGCCTTGGATTTCATTAGTCAAACGTCTCAAGCGATTGGTGAGAACATGCAGACCATTGCAGGGATTACACCGAATGGCTTTTCCAGTTCGGGTTTTTATGTCGGCTTCCTTCTTCTTTTTATTCTGATTGTTGGAATCTACGTTGCCTATACAGGACTGGTGAAACGAGAAACGACCAAAGCTATACGAGCTGTGTTAAATTTTGTGGTGGTGTTTATTCTATCAGCTTCCTTTATTGCGTATGCTCCCGATTATATTGCGAAAATCAATGATTTTTCCAAAGATGTGAGCACTGCCAGTTTAGATATTGGGACAAAGATTGTCCTTCCCGATACGGATAGTCAAGGCAAAGACAGTGTGGATATGATACGTGATAGCCTATTTTCTGTTCAAGTCAAGCAACCGTGGTTATTACTTCAATATGGCTCAACCGATATAGAAACCTTAGGTGAAGACCGTGTGGAAAAGTTATTGGCTACCAGTCCAGATACAAACAATGGTGAAGATAGAGAAAATGTAGTGATTGAAGAAATTGAAGATCATGACAATACCTATTTAACACTCCCGAAGACCATTTCCCGATTAGGAACGGTCTTCTTTTTGTTTGTATTCAATATTGGTATCTCGATTTTTGTTTTCCTTCTAACAGGAATCATGATTTTTTCGCAAGTGCTATTTATTATTTTCGCTATGTTTTTGCCAATCAGTTTCCTATTAAGTATGTTGCCGAGTTTTGATGGCATGGGCAGGCATGCCATTACCAAGTTATTTAATGTGATTATGACAAGGGCTGGTATTACCTTGATTATTACCGTTGCCTTTAGTATTTCCACTATGCTTTATTCGCTGTCAGCAAGTTCTCCCTTTTTCATGATTATGTTTTTACAAATTGTGACCTTTGCAGGGATTTATTTTAAACTGGGCGATTTAATGAGCCTATTCTCTTTACAAAGCAACGACTCTCAAAACATGGGCAGACAAGTGTTTCGCAGACCTCGTCAAATGATGAATCGACAAACCAGAAGATTTCAACGCAGTATGAGTAAGATTTTTCGTGGAAAAGCAGGGTCAACGAAGCAAAAGACAATGACAACAAAGCAGAATCAAACCAATAAAGCTAACCATACTCGTCAAAATGAACGGACTACACCAAAGAAAGAAACAGCACTTTCCAATGTGAAAAAGCAACAAGGCGGTATCGGGCAACGATTAGGTGAAAAGACAGCCCATGTATTGGACACGAAAAATCGTCTAGTCAATAAAAGAAAGCAGGCTAAACAACAGATACAGGCGACACCAACCCATGTCAAATATGCCCTTCATCAAGGAAAAGAGAATGTCACTCATAATGTAACAGACTTTAAACAATCTATGGCAGATACCAAAGCTCAACGCAAACAACAGCGTATGAACCAGCAGGAGCAAAAACGAAAGAACATTGCTCAAAAGCGTTTGGAGCTGGATAAAGCAAAAGAAAAAAGACGAAAAGAAAACCCATCATCTCCTGTTCAGAATAACCAGCAGCATGTTCGCAAGCGTCAGCAAACCGTCACGCCTGTTTTGTCACAAAACACTAAACGTGAAAATCATCAGCGACCATTGAAAAAAGAGCAAAAACAAAAGACACCACCGAAGCAATTCAATCAGAGGAAGCTAAATAAAAGAACGGATAAGCGAGGACAACAAACATGA
- a CDS encoding FtsK/SpoIIIE domain-containing protein: MPLLHDRGKRIKANDKDLVYHFVLISLLIVFLVVLLPFHWRTLQSVNWQTVQLDTFFYQLHTPYFWSSILTAFFVCGLISWLYYHYRIDSIKQLEHRQKLARMILENHWYEAEETQSEGFFKDLSSKKTKQRIRHFPKMYYRMKDGLIHIHVEITLGKYQDQLLHLENKLETGLYCELVEKTLKDSYVEYVLLYDTIGNRIGIEDVVAQDGRVKLMESVYWEFDSLPHMLIAGGTGSGKSYFILTLIESLLHTNAKLYILDPKNADLADLGAVIDNVYYRKDDMLACISQFYDDMIARSETMKQHPNYKTGENYAYLGLPANFLIFDEYVAMMDMLGRDSAQVMNKLKQIVMLGRQAGFFLILACQRPDAKYFSDGIRDNFNFRVALGRMSEMGFGMMFGSDTQKQFFLKPIKGRGYVDTGKSVISEFYTPLVPKRYDFLGEIGKVIQKKQSEPVPHEVKGTGSDLL, encoded by the coding sequence ATGCCATTGCTTCATGACAGAGGAAAGCGAATCAAAGCCAACGATAAGGACTTGGTCTATCATTTTGTGCTGATTTCATTGCTGATAGTTTTTCTAGTCGTTCTACTCCCTTTTCATTGGAGAACGTTACAATCGGTGAATTGGCAAACAGTTCAGTTAGATACATTTTTCTATCAACTGCATACGCCATACTTTTGGAGCAGTATTCTCACTGCTTTTTTTGTATGCGGACTCATCAGCTGGCTCTATTATCACTATCGCATAGATTCTATAAAACAGTTAGAGCACCGTCAAAAGTTAGCTCGTATGATTTTAGAAAACCATTGGTATGAAGCCGAAGAAACTCAATCAGAGGGATTCTTTAAAGACTTATCCAGCAAGAAAACCAAACAACGAATCCGCCATTTTCCTAAAATGTATTACCGAATGAAAGATGGACTGATCCATATTCATGTAGAAATCACTTTAGGGAAATATCAAGATCAGCTCTTGCACTTAGAAAACAAACTAGAAACAGGCTTGTATTGTGAATTAGTGGAAAAAACGTTGAAAGATTCTTATGTAGAGTATGTTCTACTTTATGACACCATTGGCAATCGAATTGGCATTGAAGATGTGGTAGCTCAAGATGGACGTGTCAAATTGATGGAATCGGTCTATTGGGAGTTTGATTCTCTCCCTCACATGTTAATTGCTGGGGGCACGGGTAGTGGAAAATCCTATTTTATTCTCACATTGATTGAATCTCTCCTGCATACAAATGCGAAGCTTTATATTCTCGACCCTAAAAATGCTGATTTGGCAGACTTAGGAGCGGTCATAGATAATGTCTATTACCGTAAAGACGATATGCTGGCATGTATTAGTCAATTTTACGACGATATGATTGCCCGTAGTGAAACCATGAAGCAACACCCGAACTACAAAACAGGAGAAAATTATGCGTATCTTGGTCTACCTGCGAACTTCCTGATTTTTGATGAATATGTGGCGATGATGGATATGTTAGGTCGTGATAGTGCACAAGTTATGAATAAACTCAAACAAATTGTTATGCTCGGACGACAAGCAGGCTTCTTTTTAATTCTTGCCTGTCAGCGTCCAGACGCAAAATATTTTAGTGATGGTATTCGAGATAACTTTAACTTCCGTGTGGCTTTGGGTCGTATGTCTGAAATGGGCTTCGGTATGATGTTTGGAAGCGATACACAAAAACAATTTTTCTTAAAACCCATCAAGGGAAGAGGTTATGTGGATACAGGAAAAAGTGTGATTAGTGAGTTTTATACACCCCTTGTACCAAAAAGGTATGATTTCTTAGGAGAAATAGGAAAAGTCATTCAAAAAAAGCAATCTGAGCCTGTACCGCACGAAGTGAAAGGTACAGGTTCAGACTTGCTTTGA
- a CDS encoding abortive infection family protein: MFTNDQFKSLLIKTLERKSSSNYYEGGNEIVSKMKISEVTLDETNEFTYYKGYKRDWNTLCTYLKIRAPFDDLDFFESHKDLLTQTASSIYDKQGDNVLVDTILVPLPENYEVINFSQLKISDVISQAIEDAESFMSNGEYQRAFDRVHTAFHGYLIEILKKYEITVPRDENLSKLYSRIQQLIEKEIQPTELADIVKTTIRSSNGMISSLNEARNRHSLAHPNTNIIGKREAKLIIGISSTVTDYISGYLDK, translated from the coding sequence ATGTTTACAAATGATCAATTTAAATCTCTTTTAATTAAAACATTAGAAAGAAAGAGCTCTTCAAATTATTATGAAGGAGGTAACGAGATTGTTTCTAAAATGAAAATATCAGAGGTAACTTTAGATGAGACTAACGAGTTTACTTATTATAAAGGATACAAAAGGGATTGGAATACGCTTTGCACCTATCTTAAAATAAGAGCTCCTTTTGATGATTTAGACTTTTTTGAAAGTCATAAAGATTTGCTTACCCAGACAGCAAGCTCCATATATGATAAACAAGGTGATAATGTATTAGTGGATACTATTTTAGTACCACTTCCAGAGAATTACGAAGTAATTAACTTTAGTCAGTTGAAAATTAGTGATGTGATTTCACAAGCTATTGAAGACGCTGAGTCTTTCATGAGTAATGGTGAATATCAACGTGCCTTTGACAGAGTTCACACTGCTTTTCATGGATATTTAATTGAAATACTAAAAAAATATGAAATTACAGTTCCTAGAGACGAAAATCTATCTAAATTATATAGTAGGATACAACAATTAATTGAAAAAGAAATTCAACCTACTGAACTTGCTGATATAGTGAAGACAACGATAAGGTCATCAAATGGAATGATTAGCTCTCTTAATGAAGCAAGAAATAGGCATTCACTTGCACATCCTAATACAAATATTATTGGAAAGAGAGAAGCAAAACTAATAATAGGTATTTCAAGTACAGTTACAGATTATATTAGCGGATACCTTGATAAGTAG
- a CDS encoding conjugal transfer protein, producing MKKIRSYTSIWSVEKVIYAINDLQLPFPITFTQMTWFIVSLFVVIIFGSLPPLSLIDGALLKYLGIPVVLTWFMCQKTFDGKKPYGFLKSIITYALRPKITYAGKQIRLNKEKMNESITIVRSEQLNGTPH from the coding sequence ATGAAAAAAATAAGAAGTTACACCAGTATTTGGTCAGTAGAAAAAGTGATTTATGCAATTAATGATTTACAACTCCCTTTTCCCATAACCTTTACACAAATGACATGGTTTATCGTTTCTTTGTTTGTCGTTATAATCTTTGGCAGTTTACCACCACTTTCCTTGATTGACGGAGCACTACTCAAATACTTAGGGATTCCCGTTGTCCTCACTTGGTTCATGTGTCAAAAAACCTTTGACGGGAAGAAACCCTATGGATTTTTAAAATCTATTATTACCTATGCTCTACGCCCTAAAATAACCTATGCTGGCAAACAAATACGATTAAATAAAGAAAAAATGAATGAATCAATCACGATTGTAAGGAGTGAACAATTAAATGGCACACCCCATTAA
- a CDS encoding conjugal transfer protein yields MIIKIERKEKKEKPKKSKKPSKQRKVPMIKVGTHKKLTFVLWVLLIGSVGFGIYKNFTAIDTHTVRETEIIKQQIVDTNQVESFVKSFAKDYFSWQQSQEAIDKRNEKLTHYLTEELQVLNEEMIRKDIPTSSSVNDIQVWQVSQVNENTFEVLFSVEQVITEDKDKETISSSFHVVVHIDESDNMVIIKNPTMSKKPQKSDYQPKQLESDHTVDTETMDEITSFLETFFQLYPTATEKELTYYVSNHVLPMINKEYVFEELVNPIFTRKDNQVIVNVAVKYLDQETKATQISQFELILEKQDNWKIVK; encoded by the coding sequence ATGATTATAAAAATCGAGCGAAAAGAAAAGAAGGAGAAACCAAAGAAATCTAAAAAACCGAGCAAGCAAAGAAAAGTTCCGATGATTAAAGTTGGCACGCATAAGAAATTAACCTTTGTTTTATGGGTTTTATTGATTGGTAGTGTCGGATTTGGAATCTATAAAAATTTTACTGCCATTGACACTCATACTGTCCGTGAAACAGAAATCATTAAACAGCAGATTGTCGATACCAACCAAGTAGAAAGTTTTGTGAAATCCTTTGCGAAAGACTACTTTTCGTGGCAACAATCCCAAGAAGCCATTGATAAACGAAATGAAAAATTGACCCATTATTTGACGGAAGAATTGCAGGTATTAAATGAAGAAATGATTCGTAAGGATATTCCTACTAGTTCTAGTGTGAACGATATACAGGTGTGGCAGGTTTCTCAAGTGAATGAGAACACCTTTGAGGTACTGTTTTCTGTTGAACAAGTTATTACCGAAGACAAAGACAAGGAAACTATATCGTCTAGCTTTCATGTGGTTGTCCATATAGATGAATCAGATAATATGGTTATTATCAAAAATCCGACAATGAGTAAGAAACCTCAAAAATCGGACTACCAACCCAAACAGCTAGAAAGTGACCATACAGTAGATACAGAAACGATGGACGAAATCACTAGCTTTTTAGAAACGTTCTTCCAGCTCTATCCTACCGCCACAGAAAAAGAATTGACTTACTATGTAAGTAATCATGTGTTACCTATGATTAACAAGGAATATGTTTTCGAGGAATTGGTGAATCCTATCTTTACCAGAAAAGATAACCAAGTAATCGTGAATGTCGCTGTGAAATATTTAGATCAAGAAACAAAGGCAACCCAAATCTCGCAATTTGAGTTGATATTAGAAAAACAAGATAATTGGAAGATTGTAAAATAA